Proteins from one Pyrobaculum neutrophilum V24Sta genomic window:
- a CDS encoding ArsR/SmtB family transcription factor codes for MNITVFLVLAPLAAWMYPVYVPPNSTAYIHADLPPALCNVTGTLQIDKPTTVACVNTALQPAPLRGSLSVEYPTPPPQPPPPAPEAPIVAVAAGAAAAAGLSHLASNRRELLAAPVVAIAARVKRAVAEDPARREILNVVEKMGAATLSQIAKATGRGWGAVQWHLYVLEREGRVRSVRIGPFTYYYVNPRAAAEVILSSVDPETLSPEDREKLDLMASSL; via the coding sequence GTGAACATCACAGTGTTCCTCGTCCTTGCGCCGCTCGCCGCCTGGATGTACCCAGTGTACGTGCCGCCTAACTCCACCGCCTATATACACGCGGATCTGCCCCCAGCGCTCTGCAACGTGACCGGCACACTCCAGATAGACAAGCCCACGACTGTGGCCTGCGTAAACACGGCGCTACAGCCGGCCCCCCTCAGGGGGAGCCTCTCCGTCGAGTACCCCACACCGCCGCCGCAGCCTCCGCCCCCAGCGCCCGAGGCGCCTATAGTGGCCGTAGCCGCCGGGGCCGCGGCGGCCGCCGGATTAAGCCACCTGGCGAGCAACAGGAGGGAGTTGCTGGCCGCCCCCGTGGTGGCCATAGCCGCGAGGGTGAAGAGGGCCGTCGCGGAGGACCCGGCGCGGAGGGAGATACTAAACGTCGTGGAGAAGATGGGCGCCGCCACCCTCTCCCAGATAGCAAAGGCCACGGGAAGGGGCTGGGGGGCTGTGCAGTGGCACCTCTACGTCCTCGAGCGGGAGGGGAGGGTTAGGTCTGTGAGGATCGGGCCCTTCACCTACTACTACGTCAACCCGAGAGCCGCCGCGGAGGTCATCCTATCCTCGGTCGACCCGGAGACCCTCTCGCCCGAGGATAGAGAAAAGCTTGATCTAATGGCCTCCTCGCTATGA
- a CDS encoding (2Fe-2S)-binding protein — MRVRLRVNGVWHEVDVEPRALLVHVLRDLGYRSVRVGCDTATCGACTVLMNGRPVKSCNVLAVQADGAEIYTAEYSDEVMERLREAFKRKHAAQCGFCTSGMLLTAYYLVKRGAKTAEEIAEGLAGVLCRCTGYQNIVEAVKEVANS; from the coding sequence ATGAGGGTGAGGCTGAGGGTAAACGGCGTTTGGCATGAGGTTGATGTGGAGCCGAGGGCTCTGCTTGTGCACGTCCTTAGAGACCTCGGCTACAGGTCTGTACGCGTGGGGTGCGACACGGCCACATGCGGCGCGTGCACAGTGTTGATGAACGGGAGGCCGGTCAAGAGCTGCAACGTGCTGGCCGTGCAGGCAGACGGAGCGGAGATATACACGGCCGAGTACAGCGACGAGGTCATGGAGAGGCTCAGAGAGGCGTTTAAGAGGAAACACGCAGCGCAATGCGGCTTCTGCACCTCCGGCATGCTTCTCACAGCCTATTACCTCGTCAAGAGGGGCGCCAAAACCGCTGAAGAGATAGCGGAGGGTCTCGCGGGGGTGCTCTGTAGATGCACAGGCTACCAAAACATAGTAGAGGCCGTAAAAGAGGTGGCAAACTCCTAA
- a CDS encoding FAD binding domain-containing protein: MYPPAFEYLRAGSLSEAVEVLSRREDSAPLAGGQSLIPLLKLRLVRYGLLVDIGGIPELRYVRYGDVVEVGALTRHFELEDSPCPFLRQVASRIGDPQVRSLGTVGGSLAHADPLGDWPAALLALGAVVKVVGPGGVREIDADGFIRGPYSTALERGELVAGVRFRCPQRGSYVKFSRRHNDFALAAAAVVAEVEEGHVVWARVAALGAGDRPVRLRKVEALLAGSPLGRDVIAAAGEAAAKEADPPSDFRASAEYRRALLSVAVRRALERL; this comes from the coding sequence ATGTACCCGCCTGCTTTCGAGTACCTGCGGGCTGGCTCTCTCTCCGAGGCCGTAGAGGTCCTCTCGCGGAGGGAGGACTCGGCGCCTCTTGCGGGAGGCCAGAGCTTGATCCCTCTGCTTAAGTTGCGCCTCGTTCGCTACGGCCTCTTGGTTGACATAGGTGGGATCCCGGAGCTCCGCTACGTCAGATATGGAGACGTGGTGGAGGTGGGGGCTCTGACGCGGCACTTCGAGCTTGAGGATTCTCCATGTCCCTTTCTGCGGCAGGTGGCGTCGCGGATAGGCGACCCCCAGGTGAGATCCCTGGGCACGGTGGGGGGCTCCCTCGCCCACGCCGACCCGCTGGGCGATTGGCCCGCCGCGCTACTGGCGCTCGGCGCGGTGGTTAAGGTGGTGGGGCCCGGCGGCGTTAGAGAGATCGACGCCGACGGCTTCATCCGGGGGCCTTACTCCACCGCGCTGGAGAGGGGGGAGCTGGTGGCGGGGGTCAGATTTAGGTGCCCCCAGAGGGGGTCTTACGTCAAGTTCTCCAGGCGGCACAACGACTTCGCCCTGGCGGCGGCCGCGGTCGTCGCCGAGGTGGAGGAGGGCCATGTGGTGTGGGCCCGCGTGGCGGCCCTAGGCGCTGGGGATAGGCCGGTGAGGCTTAGGAAGGTGGAGGCGCTCCTGGCGGGGTCGCCCCTGGGCAGAGACGTCATCGCGGCGGCGGGCGAGGCGGCGGCTAAGGAGGCCGACCCCCCGTCGGACTTCCGCGCCTCTGCGGAATATAGGAGGGCTCTCCTAAGCGTGGCCGTGAGAAGGGCTTTGGAGAGGCTATGA
- a CDS encoding prephenate dehydrogenase, with protein sequence MKVGIVGGGAMGVWLRRELSALHETLVYDVDRSRSDVSTLGELVRWAEVVIVAVPFWAAGDVLREVAPLASGRLVMDIATFKRGVVEAYGVFPLDAKVASVHPLFGPGAPSIRGQRVLVMEVPGRPGALEAFHFWSELGAAAEWGDLARHDYYVSRTIALSYAVGLALARIYAEAGEEVFKYGGTSFRYLAAYAFSLLRDPNAPRYAEEAPLEEFIKALSRGDLPKALLDPNAAYEAFYRALEALKDLYS encoded by the coding sequence ATGAAGGTGGGGATTGTGGGGGGTGGGGCCATGGGGGTTTGGCTTAGGCGGGAGCTCTCGGCTCTCCACGAGACGCTGGTGTACGACGTGGATAGGTCTAGGTCTGACGTGTCTACGCTTGGGGAGCTGGTTAGGTGGGCCGAGGTCGTCATTGTGGCTGTGCCTTTTTGGGCGGCTGGGGACGTGCTTAGGGAGGTGGCGCCCTTGGCCTCTGGCAGGCTGGTTATGGACATAGCCACGTTTAAGAGGGGGGTGGTGGAGGCGTATGGCGTATTTCCGCTGGACGCGAAGGTTGCGTCTGTCCACCCGCTTTTTGGCCCTGGGGCTCCTTCCATAAGGGGGCAGAGGGTTCTCGTGATGGAGGTGCCGGGTAGGCCGGGGGCTCTGGAGGCCTTCCACTTCTGGTCCGAGCTGGGGGCCGCGGCGGAGTGGGGGGATCTCGCCAGACACGACTACTACGTCTCGCGCACAATCGCGCTTAGCTACGCGGTGGGTCTAGCCCTGGCGAGGATCTACGCAGAGGCGGGCGAGGAGGTGTTCAAATACGGCGGCACCTCCTTTAGATATCTAGCCGCCTACGCCTTCTCCCTCCTGCGCGACCCGAACGCGCCTAGATACGCCGAGGAGGCCCCCCTGGAGGAGTTCATAAAGGCCCTCAGCCGCGGCGATTTGCCAAAGGCCCTGCTGGACCCCAACGCGGCATACGAAGCCTTCTACAGGGCGCTGGAGGCGCTGAAAGACCTCTACAGCTGA